One genomic segment of Methanobacteriaceae archaeon includes these proteins:
- a CDS encoding NTP transferase domain-containing protein, which translates to MTKTVGMILCGGFGKRLRPLTERVPKPLIEIKDNYTILDKQLFDFKNAGVNQVFLLTGFLSEKIKERFGDEYMGVKIEYVEEDKPLGTLNAIKLGMEAVDDNKQCVIRNGDVVADLNIKKMIAQGEKSDYPLSLFITRMVSPYGIVEISGDRLVSFKEKPVLDYFINGGVYFTQGELDFGDFDVGDIEKTVFPMYAKNNQLGYYQEDGLFWMAIDTSKELEEIRKEYQNREDKPWGYEKILINTEKYLTKELFIREGYQTSYHYHPEKDETMYILSGAGYIEFHDHKHYFGKNDTIRIKPKEEHTIVAMENTVLHEISTPHPDDTVRVKDYYQVR; encoded by the coding sequence ATGACAAAAACAGTGGGTATGATACTTTGCGGTGGATTTGGTAAGCGATTAAGGCCATTGACTGAAAGAGTGCCTAAACCTCTTATTGAAATCAAAGATAACTACACCATTCTAGATAAACAACTTTTTGATTTTAAAAATGCAGGTGTTAATCAGGTTTTCCTTTTAACCGGTTTTTTAAGTGAGAAAATTAAGGAAAGATTCGGAGATGAATACATGGGGGTTAAAATTGAATATGTGGAAGAAGACAAACCCCTTGGAACCCTTAACGCCATTAAGCTGGGAATGGAAGCTGTTGATGATAATAAACAGTGTGTTATACGTAATGGAGATGTTGTGGCGGATCTTAACATTAAAAAGATGATTGCACAGGGTGAAAAGTCTGATTATCCCTTATCACTATTTATCACCCGCATGGTATCCCCCTATGGGATAGTGGAAATCAGTGGAGATCGTCTGGTATCCTTTAAAGAAAAGCCAGTATTGGACTATTTTATTAATGGAGGAGTTTACTTTACCCAGGGTGAATTAGATTTCGGAGATTTCGATGTGGGAGATATTGAAAAAACTGTTTTCCCCATGTACGCCAAAAACAACCAGCTGGGTTACTACCAGGAAGATGGACTGTTCTGGATGGCCATTGACACCTCTAAAGAACTGGAAGAAATCCGGAAAGAATATCAGAACCGGGAAGACAAACCCTGGGGATACGAAAAAATCCTGATAAACACCGAGAAATATCTTACCAAAGAGTTATTCATCAGAGAAGGCTACCAAACATCCTACCATTACCACCCAGAAAAGGATGAAACCATGTACATCCTCAGTGGAGCAGGATACATAGAATTCCATGATCATAAACATTATTTCGGGAAAAATGACACCATCCGCATAAAACCTAAAGAAGAGCACACCATCGTGGCCATGGAAAACACTGTTCTCCATGAAATCTCAACCCCTCACCCTGACGACACCGTCCGAGTTAAGGACTACTACCAAGTCAGGTAA
- the cfbD gene encoding Ni-sirohydrochlorin a,c-diamide reductive cyclase catalytic subunit, whose amino-acid sequence MHPRPSPIAASLYTLRDLNADVIILHGPHGCCFRTGRLLENDGVRVVTTAMSENDFIFGAAKKLEETLKEVEELFHPKLVGVVGTCASMIIGEDLREAVSHAHIPAKVLTVESHGGLSEGDNTEGAIAVLEAAQLEGIIPAEETERQSRMLKKATIIEKTRGMAQGKYIPPSYGDDKEEVAQVLLDAFEKGEKIALVLNAKKETSYLFADILKIPFHALYPENKATIIANLDLETGLPRIRQHAHNIQDELDAMGVEINIISGGLDEYPVTGDKAVEFLEKQGFDLVVVAGVPHALPIEKLKAKTIAITDGPRLVEPLKKLGYTWVVTELDAHAKTLGTREIVPSDFGTVLREKMDKNSSLKKIV is encoded by the coding sequence TTGCATCCTAGACCAAGCCCCATTGCAGCTTCACTATACACTCTTCGTGATTTAAATGCTGATGTTATCATTCTTCACGGCCCTCATGGCTGTTGTTTCCGTACAGGCCGTCTCTTGGAAAATGATGGAGTGCGAGTGGTTACCACTGCCATGTCTGAAAACGATTTCATATTCGGAGCAGCGAAGAAACTGGAGGAAACACTGAAGGAAGTGGAGGAACTCTTCCACCCCAAGCTGGTGGGTGTGGTGGGTACCTGTGCCAGTATGATCATTGGTGAAGACCTTCGGGAAGCTGTTAGCCATGCCCACATCCCTGCCAAAGTTTTGACTGTGGAATCTCACGGAGGTTTAAGCGAAGGGGATAATACTGAAGGAGCTATAGCTGTTTTAGAAGCAGCCCAACTGGAAGGAATAATCCCAGCTGAAGAAACTGAAAGGCAGAGCAGGATGCTTAAAAAAGCCACTATTATTGAAAAAACCAGAGGTATGGCTCAGGGTAAATATATTCCCCCATCCTATGGAGATGATAAAGAAGAAGTAGCCCAGGTACTCTTAGATGCCTTTGAAAAAGGGGAAAAAATCGCACTGGTTCTCAATGCCAAGAAGGAAACCTCATATCTATTCGCTGATATCTTAAAGATCCCATTCCATGCTTTATACCCTGAAAATAAAGCCACTATTATTGCCAATCTGGATTTGGAAACTGGACTCCCCCGCATACGCCAACATGCCCATAACATCCAGGATGAACTGGATGCGATGGGTGTTGAAATTAATATAATTAGCGGAGGATTGGATGAATATCCAGTTACTGGAGATAAGGCAGTTGAATTTCTAGAAAAACAAGGCTTTGACCTGGTGGTGGTGGCAGGAGTTCCACATGCCCTGCCTATTGAAAAATTAAAAGCAAAAACCATTGCCATTACTGATGGCCCCCGCCTGGTGGAACCCTTAAAAAAACTGGGATACACTTGGGTGGTCACTGAACTGGATGCCCATGCAAAAACCTTGGGAACACGTGAGATAGTTCCCTCTGACTTTGGAACTGTTTTAAGGGAAAAAATGGATAAAAATTCATCTCTTAAAAAAATAGTTTAA